The following are from one region of the Candidatus Bathyarchaeia archaeon genome:
- a CDS encoding RAD55 family ATPase, whose translation MANIRSGIGAFDESIGGLPSGSIITFLGEADSGMTTCAEQILYQGLREGRPAVYFTTGRSWEDVVAEMTVFGWNLDSYFEKRKMWFIDSFSMKKEKISGEVSWDIGPANLLAKEFPRVITPLGTTTVVIDSLSDIIRSAPFPAVEQTLKILQNHVRSTGGLALLLASKGIHTEHIENTVQHLSDGVVDLSTEPFGGEDYARKMRVLKMPGALGDMKVYAYRVGPAGIEMAALHRVR comes from the coding sequence ATGGCGAATATTAGAAGCGGTATCGGAGCATTCGACGAGTCGATCGGCGGCCTACCTTCAGGCAGCATAATCACGTTCCTCGGCGAAGCCGATTCTGGAATGACCACCTGCGCCGAGCAGATTCTCTACCAAGGCCTGAGAGAAGGAAGGCCGGCAGTCTATTTCACAACAGGTAGATCATGGGAGGATGTTGTCGCCGAGATGACGGTATTCGGCTGGAACCTTGACAGTTACTTCGAGAAGAGAAAAATGTGGTTCATCGACAGCTTCAGCATGAAGAAAGAAAAGATCTCAGGAGAGGTCTCCTGGGACATTGGCCCAGCTAACCTACTGGCCAAAGAGTTTCCACGGGTCATCACTCCTCTAGGCACCACGACTGTAGTGATTGATAGTCTGAGCGACATCATCCGTTCTGCACCCTTTCCAGCAGTGGAGCAGACATTGAAGATCTTGCAGAATCACGTTAGATCCACCGGTGGGCTCGCGTTGTTGCTAGCGTCTAAGGGGATTCACACCGAACATATTGAGAACACCGTTCAGCACTTGAGCGATGGCGTTGTTGACTTGTCAACGGAACCATTCGGCGGCGAAGATTATGCAAGAAAGATGCGAGTATTGAAAATGCCCGGAGCACTGGGCGACATGAAAGTCTACGCCTACCGGGTGGGTCCAGCAGGAATAGAGATGGCAGCACTGCACAGAGTGAGATAG
- a CDS encoding 4a-hydroxytetrahydrobiopterin dehydratase, which yields MTKDEVGRYLLDLPGWIMIESSIEKEFTFKSYLRGLDFAYSVGKIAEEQDHHPDILIKWRRVKLTLSTHSVKGLSENDFIVAAKSELKYREFGLG from the coding sequence ATGACGAAGGATGAAGTTGGAAGATACTTGCTTGACCTCCCTGGGTGGATCATGATTGAGAGTTCCATAGAGAAGGAATTCACCTTCAAGTCCTATTTACGAGGTTTGGATTTTGCCTATTCCGTAGGAAAGATAGCTGAGGAACAAGATCATCATCCCGACATTCTGATCAAATGGAGACGGGTGAAGCTAACGTTGTCTACTCACTCTGTCAAAGGACTGAGTGAAAATGACTTCATAGTGGCTGCAAAATCCGAACTAAAATACCGAGAGTTTGGCCTCGGTTGA